One window from the genome of Labeo rohita strain BAU-BD-2019 chromosome 10, IGBB_LRoh.1.0, whole genome shotgun sequence encodes:
- the si:ch73-234b20.5 gene encoding vesicle-associated membrane protein 8 produces MADYNTEQPAPSKLNQVQDQVNDVKVILKDNINKVLERGERLDDLIGKTDDLQATADSFQRTSTRVARKMWWRNTKMMIIIGVVVLAIIILIILLATQVIPT; encoded by the exons GCTGACTACAACACTGAACAACCAGCGCCTAGCAAACTCAATCAAGTTCAGGATCAAGTCAATGATGTTAAAGTCATTCTCAAAGACAACATCAACAAAGTCCTGGAGAGAGGAGAGCGGCTAGACGACCTGATCGGCAAAACGGATGATCTGCAGGCCACG GCTGACTCATTTCAAAGGACGTCCACACGTGTTGCCAGAAAGATGTGGTGGAGAAATACCAAGATGATGATTATAATTGGTGTGGTAGTGCTTGCCATCATCATTTTAATCATCCTGTTAGCAACACAAGTCATTCCCACCTAA